The Hevea brasiliensis isolate MT/VB/25A 57/8 chromosome 9, ASM3005281v1, whole genome shotgun sequence nucleotide sequence AATTATGCCCCACCAAATCTTGCCCAACTAAGCCAAACAATTTAGACACCAAACACCAAATCATTACCTGGTAACCACGTCCACACCAGAGAAAAGCACCAGCACAGCGCCAAAGAAGATGCAACGAGGTTTCAAAGAGCcttgtttttattcttttattaacaAATTAAATAGAAATAGAGTTTCCACTGTATGAATCTATTAATACTATGTTATATATTGTATTTTGTGTGAATCTATGAAGATTATGTTATATATTGTGCAGTACCATTGAGGATGATAATGGTAAATGAATGAATTTTAAGCTAACTTAGGTCATGTTCGGTAACAATTTTTAAGGTACCATTTAATGTTTTAACCCTAATCAATacactacttttttttttttttttactattctgtagtataatatttatattaatatttagagGTTGAGAGAgttatttatgaaaaaaatactctcctaatttttaaaagttttagAAGTTGAGAGAGTTATTCATGAAAAAAGTACCTTCTTagtttttaaaagttttaaagatTGAGTGAACATTTTAACTGCGTCAACAATAGGATAACACTATGTAAAACAACTGATagctattaaaataattaacagTTATTATAATAACTAATATTATCATACAGTCCTTAGAGTGCTGGTGGCAAAAATGAAAAAATAGTCAACAAATTTCCACACGTCTTTAATAGAAAGGAAGCAATTTTGTAGATAAGAATAACTTGATCGGTAACCAAAATATTCTAGAGGAACCACAGCAAGAATCAAGGTCCTCTACGTAATATCTCTATCTTCATCCCAATTGCTAGTCAACAAACATTATCATAACATATACCAACTTCCCAATTCAAAAGTTTGCCCCAGGATTTGGGTTTTAGTAATTATCAATCAACTTCCTGGAACTTCCAGATTCCCAATCTCACATGTTCTATCTACCACCGGTACCAAAGACAAAGACGACAGCAATTACCTGTTAGGTAGGGAAGGAAAACATACACCAACCAACTCCCAATGTGCGATATCTCTAGTCCAATGTGCGATATCTCTAGTCCAAGAAGTACAACTTTCTAAGATGCATTGTTGTCCAAACCTAAAATAAATCCATCCATCTTTCCCCGCTAAAAGGAGAAAACTAGAAAAACACTTGAGTCTATCCATTAGATTACTATCAATCCATACGTCTTCCATGAGCAAAATAAAATTCTCGAATAAGTTATTCCTCAGCTCCAGGATATAGGCATGTATTTAGATCAATGCAGTTTAATTTTCTTCAAAAGATGACAGGAGGAACGGTAAACCGACTTGCAATGACACCAAAATAGGCAAATTGAACAAGTTCCAATTATGGCAACAGATGACATGACAATGTACAAGGCCACTGAATAACATAATTCAAAACTAACACCATTTATGTACACAAAGCAACCAACATAACTAACAGGATGATAATCAAAGCGACTTCAAAATTCCACACTCATCTCCCAACAGCTGTGAGGATCATGCGTCACTCTATCTATCAAATACAAGAGAGCATATCCATCCAACTTTAAACTACTATATACTTTCTTGCAATTCATAAATTTAGCGAATCGCATGATATTTTCGAATAAAAATACACAATTCATTCACGTTAGCCATATCCATATCAAAAAGAAACTCGTTACGGAAATCTAAGCTATTGGCAACAACCAGTGCATCATAAACCACTACAAACATTGATAGAAATAGAAGTTAACAAGCAAGCAAATCACATTACAACTGCATTCCCAAAGACACAAAAGACTAACATTCGCCTCACACACCAAACCACAGCACAGCACACCAAACCAACCCATAACAAAAAAGGAACACCCAGATAGGTAATAAGTCTCAGCTACCAGTAACTCACTAAACAGATGCAATATCAATACTGAAACATATCTGCAGATGCCATGATCGGCTGTACGGGGAAAGGCAGTTGCCATGGTTTCAGCAGGGGGTCAGGTATCTCTGGGATCTCCACTGCGAGGCCGCTAACCTCCTCCGCGATCTGGAGCACCGAGTTCAAGGACAGAAGCCTCTCGGTCAGTTCCATAGCCTGAGCCCTCAAAACGCTGTTGGCGGATTCTATTTCCACATACCGTTGAGTGTTGTCGTTGATGTTCTGCCTCAATCGATCATTCTCATTTTGCAAAAGACTCGCTTCATTAACCAGATCCCCCATCTGTTTCTGCTTCCTCATCCTGGAACGTCTGGCTGATTCCCTATTTGATATCAtcctctttcttttcctttcatcGATATTGGCATAACGTGGATCAGAATCAGATCCAGAGTTCGCTGCCTGCCTTTGCATTGCAGAACTTTTTTTGTCTCCCGAAATTTCAAACAGAAAAATTAATCTACTAGATGTTGGATATTATCTATCAAATTGAGTTAGAATTAGGGCTTTTTGATAGTTAGTTAAAAGGGGAAATAGGGATCAAAATTTACAACAGGTTTAACACAAAGAAATTAATTCTGAAAACACGTAAAACCAGTAGAGAAACACAACCGAAAAGGAGTGGAGAATGCGAACTCGACGCATGAACATTGCGTAATTCATAGAAAATCTAAAATCATTGGTAATTTTTTTACGAAAACCTAATCACTGATCGCCAAATCGAAGAGGACTAAAGCTAAGATCTACAAGGAATAATCGACCCAACGCAGAGATCGGAAACCCTAGATCTGTATCAGGATCAGCTACGTATTCAATAAAACAAAGATTTTGTGGTTGGGGGCGGAGGGGAACAATTCAGCACGGAACGAGAAGGGAAAGAGCGAAGATGTACAGAGAAGAGAAAGGAATAGCAGGACTTAGCTAACGGCTATGAAGATAGAAGAGAAACGCAGTAAAACGCTTTGATAAAgatctaaagcaatgataaagAAAGTTAATTGGCAGTTGAGCAGAGGGCTTATAGAAGGAACGCGGTGGAGTCCGCTGGTGGGTACGACTTGTGGGTTTTAtggtttattaaaaaattatttgttaGAAATCAGTGGTGTCGGTGCAATTGTTGGCGTAAAGATGACCCCGGCGCCCGGCGAATTCTACAAGCATTCCAATTACTCTTCCTTTATGTGGCTTTGAGGGAATATACTGCGACGATGCTTCTAAGCGATGTTTGGAAAGGAAGGAACAAAAGGGTGAAAGGAAAATTATAaggaatataattttttttttttgttggagCGAGGGAAAATTAAGAGAAAAGTATAACAAAGATGATTTTTTTGGGCTATGTTTTGAAATTAGGAGGATAAGAGGGGaaggaaaattataaaaaaatataaaatattttattttatttttatttgagaagaggaaagaaaataatGATGAACAATGATAAATGAatgttattatttattttttttgtattatGGAGAGAAAGtaagtgaaaaataaataaaattatttttttatttttataattatttattttaattttaaataaaaaataaataaatattttactatttaataaattaattactttttctcttattttcttccttaatatccaaataaaggaaagaaaaaagtTTTACATCatatttatttttctcatttatttttcCTCCTCTAACCAAGTTTCCAAAGATAGGCTTACTCTAGTAACTTTCACAAAGATAAACCTACTATTATTTTCAAATGTAATTAATgtagttaaaaaaataaatttatttaatcttttttaatgtatcttttatttatattgttacattaaaaaataaataatttataatattaaactttTAATGCATATTAAATGaggtatattaataaaataaactactatttaaaaaaaatctataatttgagataaaaaaaatctatttttaTGAGAGGAAGAGAGCATTAAAACTattgttaataaaaatataattttcaaaatattaactaaaattatattttatatttttaattaattttagaataattaaattatatttttctaataatgtttcaaaaattttaaataatattttttaatctcATAATTTGAATCTCAAAACTTAAAACAAAACCCAAAGCGTAACAGACATAAGTATTTAAAGAATGAAATGGTATAATTTTATCTGACTGCGTTTTGGTTTGCTAAACGTTCTTCCAAATTCCAAATTCTGTACTTAAAAAAGGTTAAATTTTCAGCTTGGACCAAAAAAAAGAAGGTGAAATTTTCAGTAaagaattgaaaaaaataattttattatttttaaaatttttatatataaatttaattttaaattaatttttaatatccctccattaacatatttaaaaaatagaatttcttaacagtaatttaaataataatatcaaataaattattaaagCTAGGATCAGAAAGGGGTTATAAAAATAttcttgaaaaaaaattattgaaaattatttaaaaatttattt carries:
- the LOC110639830 gene encoding bZIP transcription factor 53, whose translation is MQRQAANSGSDSDPRYANIDERKRKRMISNRESARRSRMRKQKQMGDLVNEASLLQNENDRLRQNINDNTQRYVEIESANSVLRAQAMELTERLLSLNSVLQIAEEVSGLAVEIPEIPDPLLKPWQLPFPVQPIMASADMFQY